CCGAGTAATTGAATATTTACCAATCGTGCAGTTGCTACTACCTATGCGATAACGGATATTCCAATGTCGAGGGATTTCTTGCTCCTTATAGGCGAGTACGATACCATAGGGATGCTTGGGGCCACCGTGCATCTGGGCCTAAAAATTACAAGGAGTTGTTTAATTGGAGACACTCTCAAGCAAGGAACGTAATCGAAAGAGCATTTGGGTTGCTGAAAAAGAGATGGGCCATCCTACGGAGTCCTTCTTTTTACCCCTTGGCAGTGCAAAATCGGATAATTCTTGCATGTATTCTATTACATAATTTTATCCGTTTCGAGATGTCTGAAGACCCCTTATTAGATGAATTTGAGGAAGACATAGGTAGCCCTGCTCACGAAACTCAACACGGTTATATTACTACATTGGAGTCTTCCAATGTGTGGGACGATTGGAGAGACCATTTTGCGATGGAAATGTGGAACACGTTCGAGAATTAATTTGTGTTATCATATCATTTTCTGTTATGAGGATTCATTAAGATATTCCTTGTTTTCCAGTGTATTGATGCTAAACAGTTTGTTGTAATTTTAAGTCGTATGTTTTGGATGTATGTGTGATTAAAATTTATGACTTCTTCTGCCATAATTACTTCATGGAAAGCATGCACGACATTGCTCATATCCATCTTCAAGATATTATCTACTTCCTAACATAGAGATTGTTCATCTTGttcattgtattttgatctACAGATCAGTTGACAATGGATAGTGGAACGAGTTCTGCGAGCGGCATTGGTAAAAGGAAGACAACTGAGAAGACACGAAGAATTTGGACTGAACGTGAAGAAGAATGCCTTATAGAAGCTTTGAAAGAAGCATGCTTAAAAGGATGGAAAAGCGAGAACGGATTCAAAGCAGGCTACTTGACGTTTCTGGAAAATTCAATGAAAAATGCCCTTCCTGGTTGTGAGCTTCGTGGGAATCCACACATCAATTCCAAGATTCATGTTTGGAAGAAGAACTATGGATCGTTGGTGACGATACTAAGCCAAAGTGGTGTTGGTTGGAATGACAGTAACCACACTATTGATGCTAATGATGAAACATGAGATTCAATCATCAAGGTATGTTCTTGATATAAATATCATTGCCTAGTAGCATTGGGTGGTCATGTATTTCTATGCTCTTTCACAGTCAGAtccatctatgaagacgatgaaaCACAAGCAGTGGACGATGTACGACGATTGGTGTCAAATATTTGGAAACGAACGAGCTACTGGTGATTCTTGGAAATCATTCCGGCATGCGGTGCATGATGTCTTACAACTGGAGACCGAAGTGGATACTGACTTCTTGAGTCCTCATGTTCCAATCATTAATGTACAAGCAATTGGTGACGACTCGGTATCAGACACTAACACTCCCTCTTCTAAACCATTAGCAGGTGCAACATCAAAAAGTAAGAAACGGAAGCAGTCCAATGATGTTGACGAGTCCATACTTGCTGCTATAAACAACATTGCTAATATCACAAAAGATACAATGGGAGAACTGATCAAAGAATTGGCTACCACAAAAAAGCTTTCAGTAACACAAGATAAAGTTTTTGAAGCTCTAGAGGGGTTACATGAATTCACGGAGGACGAAACGGTTCGTGCTGCGAAGATGCTATTCAACAATCACAATGACCTTGCACTTTTCAAGCGTCTCGGTGAGAATGGAAGAATCTCACTGCTCAACACTTTGTTGCGCAATCCTTAAGTCATTGCTTCCTGTCTTGGTATAATTATCAATCTTTTTGTATCGTATCACGATTAAAGAATATGCCATTTTGGGTGTATGCATGTTCATGTAGACTTTTATCGTCCatgtttttgttatttttggtcCAATGAACAGGTCACATGTAAACGTATGAATTTTGCATGCAATCCATGGTAATGTAAGTTTGAATGACATGATATTGACTTAAGTATGAATCGAAATTCGAAGTTTATGTAATGTAAATTCGAATAACATTAACCCATTATTGTGTTCTATTAACATAGTAGAGGTGGTTTTGATTTATGGTaaat
Above is a window of Henckelia pumila isolate YLH828 unplaced genomic scaffold, ASM3356847v2 CTG_550, whole genome shotgun sequence DNA encoding:
- the LOC140873428 gene encoding uncharacterized protein, with translation MRFNHQDPSMKTMKHKQWTMYDDWCQIFGNERATGDSWKSFRHAVHDVLQLETEVDTDFLSPHVPIINVQAIGDDSVSDTNTPSSKPLAGATSKSKKRKQSNDVDESILAAINNIANITKDTMGELIKELATTKKLSVTQDKVFEALEGLHEFTEDETVRAAKMLFNNHNDLALFKRLGENGRISLLNTLLRNP